In the genome of Aspergillus flavus chromosome 8, complete sequence, one region contains:
- a CDS encoding uncharacterized protein (domain of unknown function-domain containing protein): protein MDFIYTLDTETGTFKISQGKRFTRPLFPVPTDTYLKPATLREGHDIGIRFTDLGYSHLVPHKYTRVDELDLQRLNLKRLQLEFGIPTAMNELQERIFTDFLFRWNRYLDPSDWGYTNRDFKSLSMALLRLAAWDFEVTSGSRTDMGKAVLEQWQYPKTEVFWFHRFLVVIQEDILPVSMKSIAILKARIYLDHNGANGHVPRLILLSPIHVAFVELRKDGDWCSKSLLLVTSSSAAWCSPGFRALSRVLSSNYQTPIGDTAAQFEKWRVALPFEILHMILKLCEPRDAVSFAQASVAVEKCSYTSIPQFKGLAVREFVLSIPCCGEPAGLDVRGLCCAECYAWQHLACVGLLHWPPDVQYIYSKCQKEEPNYRLVLLNSRQYRWRDRPVHIGKSAMSLRYEGYASAKPASYCISFKGMFSEKRSTMTAFKPLLSPFHVSKEPKNPRGILRLPRNIPSTSVVIRDNFTLSTWLFLGGLLQGLAVIIFGTYALIPTMLILLYRTTDHLLMAANITRNRYMDGVMQTKASAQAPDANGTFGKEIASESIVVFHLGTRSNHPLGLLAPGFSELNRQVIAMNREMNSDPVKYGLLGTSAWGKQDDPAGNELMAIYYLRDYDALHRFAHGPLHVEGMTWWTKIVKDHPHIAIYHETYLVPKGKWENIYINSKLTGMGDTWFPVVEKEEGEEAGVSRFVRPIVDAKHPALRSAARRLVMRQLEGAEKGEDDLYDRTW, encoded by the exons ATGGACTTCATCTACACTCTTGATACGGAAACTGGAACTTTCAAAATCTCCCAAGGGAAGCGCTTTACCAGACCCCTATTTCCTGTACCGACGGACACATATCTCAAGCCCGCTACCCTTCGGGAGGGCCATGATATTGGTATCCGTTTCACTGATTTGGGGTATTCTCACCTTGTCCCACATAAGTATACCAGAGTCGACGAGCTCGACCTGCAACGACTCAATCTAAAAAGATTACAGTTGGAATTTGGTATTCCGACTGCCATGAATGAGCTACAGGAGCGGATCTTTACGGACTTTCTCTTCAGATGGAATCGGTACCTTGACCCTTCTGATTGGGGATACACGAATCGTGACTTCAAATCACTTTCCATGGCCCTCTTGCGTTTAGCAGCTTGGGACTTTGAGGTCACGTCAGGAAGTAGAACTGACATGGGTAAAGCAGTACTTGAACAATGGCAGTATCCCAAGACGGAGGTTTTCTGGTTCCACAGGTTCCTTGTTGTGATTCAGGAGGACATCCTTCCTGTATCAATGAAAAGCATAGCTATACTGAAGGCCAGAATATATCTGGATCACAATGGAGCAAACGGCCATGTGCCTCGCTtgatccttctttctcctatCCATGTCGCCTTTGTGGAGCTTCGCAAAGATGGCGATTGGTGTAGCAAAAGTCTGTTATTAGTCACTAGCTCCTCAGCAGCTTGGTGCTCACCTGGTTTCCGAGCCCTGTCAAGGGTTTTATCGTCGAACTACCAGACTCCCATTGGGGATACCGCGGCCCAATTCGAGAAATGGAGGGTTGCTCTCCCGTTTGAAATACTGCATATGATACTGAAGCTGTGCGAACCCCGGGATGCTGTTTCTTTTGCCCAAGCTTCAGTCGCTGTCGAGAAATGCTCCTATACTTCTATTCCCCAATTCAAGGGCCTAGCTGTGCGAGAATTTGTCTTGTCTATTCCATGCTGCGGTGAACCTGCTGGATTAGACGTCCGAGGACTTTGCTGCGCTGAATGTTATGCTTGGCAGCATCTCGCATGCGTCGGTCTGCTACATTGGCCGCCTGATGTGCAATACATCTATTCCAAGTGCcaaaaggaagaaccgaACTATCGTCTGGTTCTTCTAAACAGCCGGCAATATAGATGGAGAGACCGGCCAGTGCATATCGGGAAGTCTGCGATGTCACTACGATATGAAGGGTATGCGAGTGCCAAACCAGCAAGCTATTGCATTTCTTTCAAGGGCATGTTCTCTG AGAAGAGATCTACAATGACGGCATTCAAACCTCTTCTATCACCGTTTCATGTCTCGAAGGAGCCGAAAAACCCTCGGGGAATACTTCGGCTCCCACGAAACATTCCTTCAACATCAGTAGTAATTCGCGACAATTTTACTCTTTCGACCTGGCTTTTCTTGGGAGGACTCCTACAAGGGCTCGCCGTGATAATCTTCGGCACCTACGCCCTCATCCCGACAATGTTAATCCTCCTATACCGCACAACCGACCACTTGCTGATGGCTGCCAACATTACCCGCAACCGCTACATGGACGGTGTCATGCAGACAAAAGCCTCCGCGCAAGCCCCCGATGCAAACGGCACCTTCGGAAAGGAAATCGCCTCCGAGTCGATTGTGGTCTTTCACCTAGGCACACGCTCAAACCACCCTCTCGGTCTTCTCGCCCCAGGCTTCTCCGAATTGAACAGACAAGTCATAGCGATGAATCGCGAGATGAACTCTGACCCTGTCAAGTACGGCCTCCTTGGAACCTCAGCCTGGGGTAAGCAGGACGACCCCGCAGGTAATGAGCTTATGGCAATTTACTACCTCCGGGATTACGATGCGTTACATCGGTTTGCGCACGGCCCACTCCACGTGGAGGGCATGACGTGGTGGACGAAGATCGTTAAGGATCATCCACATATTGCGATTTACCATGAGACATATCTTGTGCCTAAGGGGAAGTGGgaaaatatctatattaactcGAAACTGACAGGCATGGGGGATACGTGGTTTCCCGTcgttgagaaggaggagggagaggaggctGGGGTGTCGCGGTTTGTAAGGCCAATTGTGGATGCAAAGCATCCCGCCCTGAGATCTGCCGCCCGGAGGCTGGTGATGCGTCAGTTGGAGGGGGCTGAGAAGGGAGAGGATGACTTGTATGACAGGACGTGGTAG
- a CDS encoding drug resistance protein, with translation MFKKKREENVFHISGLSLTREIVMLFTICSAQGMVQASLAQSFLPGLVIGEGFGAESTDIAWYPAAYALTSGTFMLAFGRVGDIVGHKSLFVAAWGWFSLWALLAGISVYSGSQVFFDICRAFQGIAAAALVPSALAILGMIYKPGPRKNLAFSLYAAGAPIGFTLGAVFSALLAQLASWPWVFYINAIACLIYGGLACLFVPHIGRKPSPTREPFDYLGTLTIISGKKSNPVMPQRAKSLSPGLVLFNFAWNRAPETGWASAQCITTLIIGLFLIAVFFPLEKRTAHPIVPVAQIDRDAAWILFIEGLGWSSFGILCYYSINFMILLRGNSMLSVAAQLSPVPPAGIAASILTSNLLTRGVTPPVILAFSLIWFCVGNVILATMPVHQTYWLNVFWAYLLSPFGMDMSFPAGTILLSNLVPVEHQGIAASLIATVVYYSQSLGLGIAGVVEVNVANDLVLEGYRGALYLGIGLSGLGFIVGVGYAIQCMRQNKTNLGSNERLETAEDPLPIPLAASNEQQ, from the coding sequence AtgttcaaaaagaaaagggaggagaaCGTGTTCCATATTAGTGGCTTATCTCTTACAAGAGAAATTGTCATGCTATTTACGATATGTTCGGCTCAAGGAATGGTGCAGGCTTCGCTAGCCCAGAGTTTTCTCCCTGGTCTAGTGATTGGAGAGGGCTTTGGAGCAGAGTCAACCGACATAGCCTGGTATCCCGCTGCCTACGCGCTCACATCGGGTACCTTTATGCTAGCATTTGGCCGTGTGGGGGACATCGTCGGCCACAAAAGTCTTTTCGTTGCGGCATGGGGTTGGTTTTCGTTATGGGCTCTCCTCGCAGGCATATCTGTCTACAGTGGGTCGCAGGTCTTCTTTGACATCTGCCGAGCCTTCCAGGGTATAGCTGCCGCCGCACTGGTCCCGAGCGCGCTGGCTATCCTTGGGATGATCTACAAGCCGGGTCCCAGGAAGAATCTAGCATTTTCGCTCTACGCCGCTGGAGCGCCTATTGGCTTCACCCTTGGAGCCGTATTTTCGGCGTTGCTCGCTCAGCTAGCAAGCTGGCCATGGGTTTTCTACATTAACGCCATTGCCTGTCTGATATACGGGGGTCTGGCATGTCTCTTCGTCCCACATATCGGTAGGAAGCCTTCACCGACAAGGGAACCGTTCGATTATCTGGGAACGTTGACAATCATTAGTGGTAAGAAATCAAACCCTGTCATGCCACAACGAGCTAAATCGCTTTCCCCAGGTCTTGTTCTGTTTAACTTTGCTTGGAATCGTGCCCCGGAAACAGGATGGGCCAGTGCACAATGCATCACGACTCTCATCATCGGTTTGTTCCTCATCGCTGTATTTTTCCCACTCGAAAAAAGAACTGCGCACCCGATTGTTCCGGTGGCACAGATCGACCGCGACGCTGCCTGGATCCTTTTCATAGAAGGTCTTGGGTGGTCATCCTTTGGTATACTGTGCTATTATTCGATCAACTTTATGATTCTTCTTCGCGGCAATAGCATGCTCTCAGTGGCGGCACAACTCAGTCCAGTGCCCCCAGCTGGTATCGCTGCTAGCATCTTGACTTCGAATCTCCTAACCAGGGGGGTAACGCCGCCAGTAATTCTCGCTTTCTCGCTGATATGGTTTTGCGTCGGCAACGTTATCCTTGCAACAATGCCCGTCCACCAAACCTACTGGCTCAACGTTTTTTGGGCATACTTACTCAGCCCCTTTGGGATGGATATGAGTTTTCCCGCAGGTACAATTCTGTTGAGCAATCTCGTGCCCGTTGAACACCAAGGTATTGCGGCGAGCCTAATCGCGACCGTTGTTTACTATTCGCAGAGTTTGGGCCTTGGTATTGCTGGAGTGGTAGAGGTCAATGTGGCAAATGATCTGGTGCTCGAGGGGTACCGTGGTGCATTGTACCTTGGGATTGGATTGAGTGGTTTGGGGTTCATCGTCGGGGTAGGCTATGCCATACAGTGCATGAGACAGAACAAGACAAACCTGGGATCGAACGAAAGATTAGAAACTGCAGAGGATCCGTTACCCATACCATTGGCAGCATCCAATGAGCAGCAGTAG
- a CDS encoding L-amino acid oxidase LaoA yields the protein MDSNQILLPSETNPSKTLLLNSLKMRPHVLLPFLLPLTTATPKLQDFDALGAWFDGINAINTNNETHNFKNKNTTIAIIGAGISGLTAALLLDSVGIHNWEILEASNRVGGRFRTKLVGNTGEWAEMGPMRLPVRVRYNDGETVEYSDHAMVFQLAELLNNMNGNESQWKIDFIPWIQHHENELLARGTGRLADGSIPTRGEVYGNETGLGTKDPMTTAEYERTKSKMEGILSAKDMLKFIQRDVWRAHRAVMDRGLDEWSEQAMMKHVFNASVNVTDAIWTDSDYDVFWDEMHHNSNLGLDGSPGSLGETEWVCIDRGFNRLSDAFLPHVSDRLVLDRKIRKLETVDGPDGRMQTRLSWYPSVENRTYESKTYDYTIMAVPFTMTRFMDLPKFSSVLGRAISEAGLRFKSACKVALLFSERFWENGDKPIYGGYSTPPSNSVGALYYPVYGLNESRPGLIMHYRGGDWSDRFVSFSDEEHVQTVLDAVVSLHGEQARELYTGDYERLCWLQDEHTATSWCRPDVEQHRLYIPAYHQTEHNTIFIGEHTAPTHAWVSSSLHSSVRGVVQLLLELGLVDEAKRINKEWMGRWIR from the coding sequence ATGGATTCGAACCAAATCCTCCTCCCCTCCGAAACCAACCCTTCCAAAACCCTCCTTCTCAACTCCCTCAAAATGAGACCTCACgtcctcctccccttcctccttccTTTGACAACCGCAACGCCCAAGCTCCAAGACTTCGACGCCCTCGGCGCTTGGTTCGACGGCATCAACGCCATAAACACCAACAATGAAACACACAActtcaaaaacaaaaacaccacaatcgccatcatcggcgcCGGCATCTCAGGCCTCACAGccgccctcctcctcgatAGCGTCGGAATCCACAATTGGGAAATACTCGAAGCGAGTAACCGGGTGGGAGGGCGTTTCCGAACCAAACTCGTAGGGAACACAGGCGAATGGGCCGAAATGGGGCCTATGCGGCTGCCTGTTAGGGTTCGGTATAACGACGGCGAGACGGTGGAGTACTCGGACCATGCCATGGTGTTCCAGCTGGCGGAGCTGTTAAATAATATGAATGGGAATGAGAGCCAGTGGAAGATTGATTTCATTCCGTGGATCCAGCATCATGAGAATGAGTTGTTGGCCCGCGGGACGGGTCGGTTGGCTGATGGGTCTATTCCGACGAGGGGGGAGGTATATGGGAATGAAACTGGATTGGGGACTAAGGATCCCATGACCACCGCTGAGTACGAGAGAACTAAGAGTAAGATGGAAGGAATATTGAGTGCGAAGGACATGCTGAAGTTCATTCAGAGGGATGTGTGGCGGGCGCATCGGGCTGTCATGGATCGTGGATTGGACGAGTGGAGCGAGCAGGCGATGATGAAGCATGTGTTCAACGCTAGTGTGAATGTGACGGATGCTATTTGGACAGATAGTGACTATGATGTGTTCTGGGATGAGATGCATCATAATTCCAACCTTGGGTTAGATGGGAGTCCTGGTTCTTTGGGGGAGACGGAATGGGTTTGCATCGACCGTGGGTTCAACCGGTTATCGGATGCATTCTTGCCACATGTCAGCGACCGGCTTGTTCTGGACAGGAAGATTCGGAAGCTAGAGACTGTTGATGGGCCTGATGGGCGCATGCAGACACGCTTGTCATGGTATCCATCCGTTGAAAATCGGACATACGAGAGCAAGACATATGATTATACGATTATGGCGGTGCCCTTTACTATGACGCGGTTCATGGACTTGCCTAAGTTTTCTTCAGTTCTGGGCCGCGCCATCAGTGAGGCTGGGTTGCGGTTCAAGTCTGCCTGTAAGGTGGCTCTGCTCTTCTCGGAGCGCTTCTGGGAGAACGGTGATAAGCCTATTTACGGCGGGTATTCTACTCCACCGAGCAATTCTGTCGGAGCCTTGTACTACCCCGTTTACGGACTGAATGAGTCCCGCCCGGGCCTTATCATGCATTACCGTGGTGGAGATTGGAGTGATCGGTTCGTCAGTTTCTCAGATGAAGAGCATGTGCAGACTGTGCTGGATGCTGTGGTTTCCCTGCATGGAGAACAGGCTCGTGAGTTGTATACTGGTGATTATGAACGACTCTGCTGGTTGCAGGATGAGCATACTGCTACATCGTGGTGTCGGCCTGATGTCGAGCAACATCGGCTTTATATTCCGGCTTATCACCAGACTGAACATAATACGATCTTTATCGGGGAGCATACGGCCCCGACGCATGCGTGGGTGAGTAGCTCTTTACACTCGTCTGTTAGGGGCGTTGTGCAGTTGCTGTTGGAGCTTGGGCTTGTTGACGAGGCGAAGagaattaataaagaatggatggggaggtggaTTCGATAG
- a CDS encoding phosphate transporter — protein sequence MIPAITAKYDWILAITSIAFVFSAFGNGANDVANSYATSVAARTLEMWQAGILATITEFVGAVALGSRVTSTIKSGIISPDRFMGKPGTFMLAMGCAEVGSAAWLMWATHFGWPVSTTQTVVGALVGVGFATQAEISWGWKSGSVSQIAASWGIAPAVACGFSAIIFGTLKYSVLERKDSFKWGMRLIPFYLSLTGAILALFIVVEAPTAPSLEEFGAGKAVGIILGVFFGCLLISYVFFVPYFHRRLVKQDPRIRVWHIPLGPWLLKDDCPIYWPGKGDSFVTNYYEDAHGEVRAGKKDTEKATDQKDTNISDVERTAESAMATPQIQPKKAIIGPHERFLQPVEHLTWFHPAKYWGWTKFILLQGVTRDVITHDSEHLRAVHARAHRYDDRVEHLWTYCQVVSAMMMSIAHGSNDVANAVGPWAGSYATYLSGAVNTKSETPVWFLVIAGLLLGAGFWFYGYNVLRAMGNKITQMSPTRGFATELGAAVTVLLASRLGLPVSTTQCLVGAATGVALMNFDAGAVNWRQLAFIFMGWVLTLPCAGLVAGLICLMALNAPHF from the coding sequence ATGATTCCCGCCATTACCGCCAAGTATGACTGGATTCTGGCAATCACCTCTATTGCCTTCGTCTTCAGCGCCTTCGGAAATGGTGCCAACGATGTGGCCAACTCATACGCAACGTCTGTGGCTGCCCGGACCTTGGAGATGTGGCAGGCTGGTATTCTTGCTACCATCACAGAGTTCGTCGGTGCCGTTGCTTTGGGTAGTCGTGTGACCTCTACAATTAAATCTGGCATTATCAGTCCCGACCGCTTCATGGGCAAGCCCGGCACCTTCATGCTAGCCATGGGTTGTGCAGAAGTTGGAAGTGCCGCTTGGTTGATGTGGGCCACGCACTTCGGGTGGCCGGTATCAACCACGCAGACCGTCGTCGGTGCCTTGGTCGGTGTTGGGTTCGCTACACAAGCAGAAATTTCTTGGGGATGGAAGAGTGGCAGTGTGTCCCAGATTGCAGCATCCTGGGGTATCGCCCCGGCTGTGGCTTGCGGCTTCTCAGCTATCATCTTCGGTACCCTCAAGTATAGCGTGCTGGAGCGTAAGGACTCTTTCAAGTGGGGCATGCGTCTCATTCCCTTCTACCTCTCCTTGACCGGAGCTATCCTCGCCCTCTTTATTGTTGTTGAGGCCCCTACCGCTCCTTCGCTTGAGGAGTTCGGTGCCGGCAAGGCCGTCGGTATCATCCTCGGCGTCTTCTTCGGCTGCCTCCTTATTTCCTacgtcttcttcgtccccTACTTCCACCGTCGCCTCGTAAAACAAGACCCTCGCATCCGAGTCTGGCACATTCCTCTCGGACCCTGGCTGCTCAAGGATGACTGCCCCATCTATTGGCCTGGCAAGGGTGACAGCTTCGTCACCAACTACTATGAAGATGCCCATGGCGAAGTCCGCGCCGGCAAGAAGGACACCGAGAAAGCAACCGACCAGAAAGACACGAACATTTCCGACGTCGAGCGCACTGCCGAATCAGCCATGGCTACTCCCCAAATCCAACCGAAAAAAGCTATCATCGGTCCCCACGAGCGCTTCCTCCAACCCGTCGAACACCTCACCTGGTTCCACCCGGCCAAATACTGGGGCTGGACCAAAttcatcctcctccaggGTGTCACCCGGGATGTCATCACCCACGACTCCGAGCATCTCCGTGCCGTCCACGCCCGTGCCCACCGCTACGACGACCGCGTCGAGCATCTCTGGACCTACTGCCAAGTTGTCTCTGCCATGATGATGTCTATCGCACACGGCTCTAACGACGTCGCCAACGCCGTTGGTCCCTGGGCTGGTTCGTACGCCACCTACCTCTCCGGTGCGGTGAACACCAAATCGGAAACTCCCGTCTGGTTCCTCGTCATTGCTGGTCTGCTCTTGGGTGCCGGATTCTGGTTCTATGGCTACAACGTGCTACGGGCAATGGGTAACAAGATTACCCAAATGTCGCCCACTCGTGGGTTTGCCACTGAGCTAGGAGCTGCTGTTACCGTCCTCTTGGCGTCGAGACTGGGTCTCCCTGTTTCTACCACACAGTGTCTTGTTGGAGCCGCTACCGGTGTGGCTCTCATGAACTTTGATGCGGGAGCAGTGAACTGGCGTCAGCTTGCATTCATCTTCATGGGCTGGGTTTTGACCTTGCCTTGTGCTGGATTGGTTGCTGGGCTGATTTGCTTGATGGCTTTGAATGCCCCGCACTTTTAG